The Pseudanabaena yagii GIHE-NHR1 genome segment ATGTGGTTTTCCCGACAAAACTCTGCCGTCTCATGACGACTAACATTTAATAAAGGTCGCACTAAATTAATTTCAGGCGTAAGCGATCGCTGCCAAGTCAAAGCAGCTAAACCATCTGCACCACTACCCCGCATCAAGTTATATAGCAAGGTTTCAGCGCGATCGCTACGGGTATGACCTGTCACCACATAATTACATTGATTGACCTGCGCCATTTCCACTAATTTCGCATAGCGCCATTCCCTAGCACCTGCCTCACTTTTAGATGGTATCTCAGCAACTCTCATACAAAAAGGAACTCCCCAGGCCTTTGCAATTTTTTCGACATGACTAGCATTGGCACTGGAGTCACTGCGCCACTGATGATCACAATGTGCGATCGTTAGCCTCCAATTGTATTTTGCCTGCTGCATTAACAGGATTTTGGCTAAACATAGAGAGTCCTGTCCCCCAGATACCGCTACTAAAAGATTTGCCCCTCTTAAATCGAGATGCGATCTCATAACTACATTTATCTCAGCACGTAATCGCTTAGTAAAGTACCTAGCCAGACCCAATATGTAACTCCACAAATCTAAATTAAGGATTGGCGGCGCGAAGCGCCGCCAATCCTTAATTTAGCACTAACAATTTACTAGGTTTAGGGTAGATGTAGTGCGGACTTCGGTTGTACTGCATTTACCCAACCTATAAGTCCTATCTAAATAATAAAATCCAACAAAAAACAACAATTTAATGACATCTAAGGGCATCATAATGTAAGATTGGAAGCCTTCGGCGCAAAAGAATTCGTGCTAAAGCCCCGAAAAATATTTCATTTTTGTGTTGTTTTGATGAGAATCGATAGTTTCTCTGAGTGTCTTGAGTCTAGGATTGCACGATTTCGTTAAGTTCAGCAAATTTAGCTCATGGGTGAGGAATATAAATGCTAAAAAGAAGCTTTACGATAGAGAAATTGCTTCTGGTATGCACAGGAGCAATGATTGGGTTGGGTGCGATCGAGCAGGTCAATGAGGTCTTTGCTCAGTCAAGCACTGTCTCCACCCAATCACAAGTTACCAGAGATAAAGTTAACAATTCTGGATCTACCAAAAATAAAGTAGTCACCTCTACAACGAAAAACAAACTAACTAGTTCCACAACTGCAAAAGCTAAAGTCACTAAGGCTCCAGTTGTAACCAATAGGCTGCCACATTCTGCTAAAGATTTAAAAGATAAGCAAGTGGATCTTTTTGCTAGTCCTATTGCCTTTAAGACTAGTTCTTCTATCTCACTACCTACCAAGCTTGATAGTAATTTGGTAGACATTGCCCAATCCACTCAAAAGGTTGCCCAGTCAGGAACAACAACATCTAATTCACCTGACCTGATTCGTCAGCAATTACTCATTCGACCTATCACCACTCAAACCACCAACGTATTTATCAAGCGGATCTATACGCCATCGTTAAATGCTGGTACACCCGTTGGCTTTGGTTTAGAAACTGGTGATGCCTTTATTGGTATTTTTGGTTCCACCGCAGGTAGATTGCGGGATACAGTTGATGGCAGTATCTCAATGGGTACTGGATTGGGAGATGCCAGCAAGTATCTTGCCGTTGAAGGTGTATTCAATATCAACAGTATTCGTAACTTTGGCTCCAACGGTTCCTTTGATCTCAAAGTACACAGAATAGTTTATGAAGACTTTTATAGACAGGTTGGTGTTTCTGTGGGCTGGACGAACTTTGCTAACTACGGAACCAATGCAGGCGGCACACCTTCCTCAGTTTATGGGGCAGCAACAATTTCCCAGTTAACCGATCCTGAAAATTTGGATAGCCCTAAACCCTTAATCGCGACTCTTGGTGTTGGTGGTGGTACTTATCGTAAGTCCACAAGCAATGGTGGAGTTGGCGTTTTTGCTAACCTTGGATATCAGTTTGCCCCACAATGGGGAGCTAGTACAGCATGGTCAGGTCAGGGATTGAACTTTGGCGTAGGATTTTTGCCAGACCCCACTTTGCCCTTGAATATTACGCTGACCTATTCCGATGTAACCAACAATAGCGATGCAGGTACTCAGCTAATCTTAGGCGTTAGCTATGGGTTTAACTATACTGGTCGTAAGTAAGCTGCACCATGTGCCTTGGCGCTACATCCATTTGACGAGTTGAGATCGCTCTGAATACAACCTAGCCCCACAATCAATATGAAGAAAACATTTCTATCACTGCTTGCTTCTTCGCTCTGCTTTGCAGGAATAGCACCCGTTTTTGCAGGAACCACACCCATTTCACCTGGAAATTGTATTTTGTACAATAACTTTGGTTCGGGTGCTCCTGACGGTGGTTTGTTTGACAATATGTCAAGAACCAAGGTATTCATCACCCTTGAAGGTCAAAAGTTTATTCTTGGTGAACTTAATGCCAAGAGTCTGCCAGTCTTAAATCCTTTAGCTCAAGGCAATCCAGCAATCAAAGACTTTGTATTTTTGCTCACAGGCGACAAGGGAAAAGTCAACTTTAACAGTCCTGAAATTGACAAGTCTCAAGCCAACTTAGTTGGTAGATTGACAGGATTAGGGCTAGATTTGGGTGATGGCAGACCTGCAAGACAATTGGTTGCAGCACTAACCTTGTTGATTCCTTTTGGTAATGAAGCCACACCTTCGGAGACCATTGGAGTTGCTGCGGTTGATGGGACCAAGTTTTATCAAGCGATTACCGCTTTTAACTCATTAGTTAATGAACTGGTCAATACCGCCAATGGTACAGGTCCTGAAGCAGCTAAAGCTCAAGCCACCCTCAATGCTCTATTGAAAGATGAGACGTTTAACTCCATTTCTTCCACACTACGTGCCCTAAGAGAACAGTTAAAGGACAAAGAAAGCAAAGAAGAAACCAGATAAATATCTAATCAAAAAGAGGGAACGCTATGCGGTCCCTCTTTTTGATTAGATTAAGCGTAGAAATTTTTTCTTACCGACTTGTAAAACCTTGCCTGATAATTCTTCAACATTGGCAAAGGTGCGATCGCCTAATTTTTCACCATCGAGTTTGACAGCACCATTTTTGATTTGGCTTTGGGCTTCGCTATTACTTTTGCAAAGTCCCGAAGCTTTCACTAAGTAATGCAAGGGAGCAGGGAAATTAATTTGCGCCAGATCAAACTCAGGAATATCACCAAGATCGGTAGTATTTCCAGCGAGGACGATTTTTTCGGCATCCTGTTGGGCTTGGAGTGCGGCTTCAGGGCTATGGTATTGACTAACGATAGCGAGAGCGAGTTGTTTTTGCTTTTCGCGAGGATTTTCGGGGAGAGTGGCGAGTTCGATATCGGTGAGTAGCTCGAAATATTTATCTACAAGGGCATCGGGGACTTTTTCGAGTTTGGAGTACATACTCAAAGGCTCATCGGT includes the following:
- the tilS gene encoding tRNA lysidine(34) synthetase TilS; the encoded protein is MRSHLDLRGANLLVAVSGGQDSLCLAKILLMQQAKYNWRLTIAHCDHQWRSDSSANASHVEKIAKAWGVPFCMRVAEIPSKSEAGAREWRYAKLVEMAQVNQCNYVVTGHTRSDRAETLLYNLMRGSGADGLAALTWQRSLTPEINLVRPLLNVSRHETAEFCRENHIPIWEDSTNQNLDYRRNRLRLETIPYLQEHFNPQLETAIAQTAEILHSDVSYLESQARKFFEEGISVIWDAHQPCLQRQLVQHQPLALQRRIVRQFLSHYLIHQVNFEDVERFLNLLNAPNRSQSEPFKGNITAFIEHPWIYLRK